The proteins below are encoded in one region of Salvelinus alpinus chromosome 27, SLU_Salpinus.1, whole genome shotgun sequence:
- the LOC139556168 gene encoding mitotic checkpoint serine/threonine-protein kinase BUB1-like isoform X2: MDVGSHLQSFEQSLINYTGDDPLDPWDRFIKYLEKRLPAEDSKAMSLVLDRLVQRFLQEERYTNDIRYVNYCIKCASYYNEPIKLYSHIYSKGIGTRDAVLYVAWAQQFEQQGLLQQADAVYQRAMENQAKPTDTVLQQYRMFQTRTSGSGAGASEAVRNPLQNSNLVNRLQTHRVPSPQSAQPTDPERLYQLSTDRTVRIISRSENVVVNKPNQGPVVSLQTVSMYRTEDLVCDGSELCFEEVRARRYFVRRKQEKKRREFEERQRLVREQEEEVMRMNRLLEELESNLCVRSTGQGSTASALPVQQALCTPATDLNPEFLQHSLRQPILSSNLGIKLTPGFRLNSGQDPRQGMVRESETHLQCDHLRAPITDTLRSQRSVSPSGQLEEVNTSLRRSLHMPEATMGHLGECTKAPKPFAVASQAYSLQASLVQPQPEQNPKPFGSAPQKPAAYRSDVQLGGVPNQGGHSHLSSIFQQHNGSDHHEVSVSEAPESEVKLDVSQGGTGNVSHITPNTSLGLVQATPSRVLPSPTVNTREALDAIMDMFQAPTLLQEDQFRSMPMHPHQAEKSFDAGYQRMASFSKPRSAVPFAIFQDENDIKEKCSAAMVDNAKPPRALAEIPVSKPEKQNESPSELIPDESTMWEARYNSLAACPNSTRDFSLSAHLVSTPFQNKAPYSWDFEQDQEHDQPRGFGGLEEVPFLRQPTKLSPIIEQSPPDGLPETGTECSMRAQGFAEQGTIVGEGLALAQRSLATCSMTEVQHHAPAALSFRDQTAPLTNAEASKPDWDVYVSPEQSSKPAFPLPQRAPVAEAFLSKSQIYALKSNFDVPTCPEKATTPAFDIPMSPECAPKSDWLVVKSPEVVVEPDLDAFMSAHQGQRTVGIPLGTMDIPMSPDPPKFGSDVTMSPFQSSSKFRMDSPMSPAPEVRYGMDILMSPDQGSKVNMDVPMSPAAQGAAAVELVSDPWDEELISSLLSKLSTPLTSQPNFITWQCKVPSIAPKMTIKIGEGSLRVDCVLGQGAFATVYQATDLNTSEKMILKVQKPANPWEFYINSQLNARLQPSVRHLFNNIHSAHLFQNGSVLLGELYNCGTLLNAVNLYKNLSGKVIPQPLVIYFTVCILHMVEQLHHIHIVHADIKPDNFLLGERFLENKSFDQDNLDHGLSLIDLGQSIDMTLFPEGTAFNTKCMTSGFQCTEMQSGRPWNYQTDYFGIAGTVYCMIFGTYMQVTQEGGVWKTNAVFRRNPHSDLWTEFFHTLLNVPDCSSLPCLQSLRSRLSTVLQQNYSNKLPSLKTRLVIQLLESRKARR; this comes from the exons ATGGATGTTGGTTCACATTTACA GAGTTTTGAGCAAAGTTTAATCAACTATACTGGAGACGACCCACTCGATCCATGGGACAG GTTTATAAAATATCTAGAGAAGAGATTACCTGCTGAAGACTCCAAAGCGATGTCTCTTGTGCTAGATCGTCTAGTACAAAGATTTCTCCAAGAAGAGCGTTATACCAATGACATTCGATACGTAAACTACTGCATTAAATGTGCAAgttattacaatgagcccatcaaACTATACAGCCACATATACAGTAAGGGCATTGGCACCAGAGATGCAGTCCTCTATGTGGCGTGGGCTCAACAGTTTGAGCAGCAGGGCCTGCTTCAACAGGCTGATGCCGTGTACCAGAGAGCCATGGAAAACCAAGCTAAGCCAACTGACACTGTCCTTCAGCAATACAG AATGTTCCAAACCAGGACTTCTGGAAGTGGGGCAGGGGCTTCAG AAGCTGTACGGAATCCTCTTCAGAATTCCAACTTGGTAAATCGGCTGCAAACCCACAGAGTGCCCAGCCCACAGAGTGCCCAGCCCACA GACCCTGAACGTCTGTACCAACTCTCTACAGACAGAACTGTTCGCAT AATCTCCCGGTCTGAAaatgtggtggtaaataaacccAATCAAGGCCCGGTTGTGAGCCTGCAGACAGTGTCGATGTACCGTACGGAAGACCTCGTCTGCGATGGGTCTGAACTATGCTTTGAGGAGGTCAGAGCCAGACGATACTTTGTGAGACGCAAGCAAGAGAAGAAACGGAGAGAGTTTG AGGAACGTCAGAGGTTGGTtagagagcaggaggaggaggtaaTGAGGATGAACCGGCTGTTGGAGGAGCTGGAGAGTAATCTCTGTGTGAGGTCTACAGGCCAGGGAAGCACCGCCAGTGCTCTACCAGTGCAGCAG GCACTCTGCACACCTGCAACAGATCTGAATCCTGAGTTCCTCCAACATTCCTTAAGGCAACCTATACTCTCGAGCAACCTCGGCATCAAACTCACTCCAGGCTTTAGACTGAACAGTGGACAGGACCCCAGACAAGGCATGGTTAGGGAATCTGAGACACACCTTCAGTGCGACCATCTCAGGGCTCCCATTACAGACACACTGCGCTCACAGAGATCCGTTTCCCCATCTGGACAGTTGGAGGAGGTAAACACCTCCCTTAGACGCTCCCTCCACATGCCAGAAGCAACAATGGGTCACTTGGGTGAATGTACAAAAGCTCCAAAACCATTTGCAGTCGCTTCCCAGGCATATTCTCTACAAGCTTCTCTAGTTCAGCCCCAACCAGAACAAAACCCTAAGCCATTTGGGTCGGCCCCACAGAAGCCAGCAGCCTACAGATCTGACGTGCAGCTTGGTGGAGTTCCAAATCAGGGTGGTCACTCTCACCTCAGCAGCATTTTCCAGCAGCACAATGGCAGTGATCATCA TGAGGTGTCTGTCAGTGAAGCTCCTGAGTCGGAGGTGAAATTAGATG TGTCACAGGGAGGGACTGGAAACGTGTCCCATATCACTCCTAACACTTCTCTGGGACTGGTGCAAGCCACTCCGTCCAGGGTGCTCCCATCCCCCACAGTCAACACACGGGAGGCACTTG ATGCTATCATGGACATGTTCCAGGCTCCAACCCTCCTGCAGGAGGACCAGTTCCGCAGCATGCCAATGCATCCACATCAGGCGGAGAAGAGCTTTGATGCTGGCTACCAGAGAATGG CTTCATTCAGCAAGCCCCGCAGTGCAGTCCCTTTCGCCATCTTTCAAGATGAGAATGACATAAAGGAGAAATGCAG TGCTGCTATGGTGGACAATGCAAAGCCACCAAGGGCCCTAGCCGAAATCCCTGTATCTAAACCAGAGAAACAAAAT gaatCTCCGTCGGAATTGATACCAGATGAGAGCACTATGTGGGAAGCACGCTACAACTCCCTGGCCGCCTGCCCCAACAGCACCAGAGACTTTTCACTGTCGGCTCACCTGGTCTCCACGCCCTTCCAAAACAAAGCTCCTTACTCCTGGGACTTTGAGCAGGATCAAG AACATGATCAACCCAGAGGCTTTGGGGGTCTGGAAGAAGTCCCTTTCCTACGACAGCCCACAAAACTCAG CCCTATCATAGAGCAGAGCCCACCTGATGGGCTACCTGAGACTGGCACGGAGTGCTCTATGAGAGCTCAGGGCTTTGCTGAGCAGGGCACCATCGTGGGAGAAGGGCTAGCCCTGGCCCAGCGAAGCCTGGCTACCTGCTCCATGACTGAAGTGCAGCATCATGCCCCGGCCGCACTGTCCTTCAGAGACCAGACTGCCCCCCTGACCAATGCTGAG GCCTCAAAGCCAGACTGGGATGTCTATGTGAGCCCAGAGCAGTCCTCAAAGCCAGCTTTTCCTCTCCCACAGCGTGCACCTGTGGCAGAAGCATTCCTTTCAAAGAGCCAGATCTATGCCCTCAAATCCAACTTTGATGTTCCAACTTGTCCAGAGAAAGCAACAACGCCTGCCTTCGATATCCCCATGAGTCCGGAGTGTGCACCCAAGTCAGACTGGTTAGTGGTCAAAAGCCCAGAGGTTGTGGTTGAACCTGACTTGGATGCCTTCATGAGTGCCCATCAGGGTCAGAGAACAGTCGGCATCCCTCTGGGGACCATGGACATCCCCATGAGTCCAGATCCACCTAAATTTGGCTCGGATGTGACCATGAGTCCATTCCAGTCGTCATCAAAGTTCAGAATGGATAGTCCTATGAGCCCAGCTCCAGAGGTGAGGTATGGCATGGATATTCTTATGAGCCCAGACCAAGGTTCAAAGGTGAACATGGATGTGCCCATGAGTCCAGCAGCACAAGGGGCAGCGGCTGTAGAGCTGGTATCCGACCCCTGGGATGAGGAGCTGATTTCCTCCCTGCTCTCCAAGCTGTCCACGCCACTCACCTCACAGCCTAACTTCATCACCTGGCAGTGCAAAGTCCCCAGCATTGCACCCAAGATGACCATCAAGATTG GTGAAGGCTCCTTACGGGTTGACTGTGTACTCGGACAGGGTGCCTTTGCCACAGTCTACCAGGCAACTGACCTCAACACCTCAGAGAAGATGATTTTAAAG GTGCAGAAACCAGCCAATCCGTGGGAGTTTTACATCAACTCTCAGCTGAATGCCCGGCTGCAGCCCAGCGTGCGCCACCTCTTTAATAACATCCACTCTGCCCACCTCTTCCAGAATGGTAGCGTGCTATTGGGCGAGCTCTACAACTGTGGCACCCTATTG AATGCTGTAAACCTGTACAAGAACCTTAGTGGCAAGGTGATTCCCCAGCCTCTGGTGATCTACTTCACTGTCTGCATCCTGCACATGGTGGAACAGCTGCACCATATCCACATTGTTCACGCTGACATCAAACCAGACAACTTCCTGCTGGGAGAGAG GTTCCTGGAGAACAAGTCTTTTGACCAAGATAATCTGGATCATGGCCTCTCCCTAATTGACCTGGGTCAGAGCATTGACATGACTCTGTTCCCAGAGGGCACGGCTTTCAACACCAAGTGTATGACCTCTGGCTTCCAGTGTACAGAGATGCAGAGTGGGAGACCATGGAACTACCAG ACGGACTACTTTGGAATAGCTGGAACGGTGTACTGCATGATTTTTGGAACATACATGCAAGTGACACAGGAGGGTGGCGTGTGGAAGACAAATGCAGTATTTAGAAG aaATCCCCACAGTGATCTGTGGACAGAGTTCTTCCACACTCTGCTGAATGTACCGGACTGCAGCTCCCTGCCCTGCCTGCAGAGCCTGCGCAGTAGACTGAGCACTGTGCTCCAACAGAACTACAGCAACAAGCTGCCGTCGCTGAAGACCCGCCTGGTTATCCAGCTGTTAGAGAGCAGGAAGGCACGGAGATAG
- the LOC139556168 gene encoding mitotic checkpoint serine/threonine-protein kinase BUB1-like isoform X1, which translates to MDVGSHLQSFEQSLINYTGDDPLDPWDRFIKYLEKRLPAEDSKAMSLVLDRLVQRFLQEERYTNDIRYVNYCIKCASYYNEPIKLYSHIYSKGIGTRDAVLYVAWAQQFEQQGLLQQADAVYQRAMENQAKPTDTVLQQYRMFQTRTSGSGAGASEAVRNPLQNSNLVNRLQTHRVPSPQSAQPTDPERLYQLSTDRTVRIISRSENVVVNKPNQGPVVSLQTVSMYRTEDLVCDGSELCFEEVRARRYFVRRKQEKKRREFEERQRLVREQEEEVMRMNRLLEELESNLCVRSTGQGSTASALPVQQALCTPATDLNPEFLQHSLRQPILSSNLGIKLTPGFRLNSGQDPRQGMVRESETHLQCDHLRAPITDTLRSQRSVSPSGQLEEVNTSLRRSLHMPEATMGHLGECTKAPKPFAVASQAYSLQASLVQPQPEQNPKPFGSAPQKPAAYRSDVQLGGVPNQGGHSHLSSIFQQHNGSDHHEVSVSEAPESEVKLDVSQGGTGNVSHITPNTSLGLVQATPSRVLPSPTVNTREALDAIMDMFQAPTLLQEDQFRSMPMHPHQAEKSFDAGYQRMGAASFSKPRSAVPFAIFQDENDIKEKCSAAMVDNAKPPRALAEIPVSKPEKQNESPSELIPDESTMWEARYNSLAACPNSTRDFSLSAHLVSTPFQNKAPYSWDFEQDQEHDQPRGFGGLEEVPFLRQPTKLSPIIEQSPPDGLPETGTECSMRAQGFAEQGTIVGEGLALAQRSLATCSMTEVQHHAPAALSFRDQTAPLTNAEASKPDWDVYVSPEQSSKPAFPLPQRAPVAEAFLSKSQIYALKSNFDVPTCPEKATTPAFDIPMSPECAPKSDWLVVKSPEVVVEPDLDAFMSAHQGQRTVGIPLGTMDIPMSPDPPKFGSDVTMSPFQSSSKFRMDSPMSPAPEVRYGMDILMSPDQGSKVNMDVPMSPAAQGAAAVELVSDPWDEELISSLLSKLSTPLTSQPNFITWQCKVPSIAPKMTIKIGEGSLRVDCVLGQGAFATVYQATDLNTSEKMILKVQKPANPWEFYINSQLNARLQPSVRHLFNNIHSAHLFQNGSVLLGELYNCGTLLNAVNLYKNLSGKVIPQPLVIYFTVCILHMVEQLHHIHIVHADIKPDNFLLGERFLENKSFDQDNLDHGLSLIDLGQSIDMTLFPEGTAFNTKCMTSGFQCTEMQSGRPWNYQTDYFGIAGTVYCMIFGTYMQVTQEGGVWKTNAVFRRNPHSDLWTEFFHTLLNVPDCSSLPCLQSLRSRLSTVLQQNYSNKLPSLKTRLVIQLLESRKARR; encoded by the exons ATGGATGTTGGTTCACATTTACA GAGTTTTGAGCAAAGTTTAATCAACTATACTGGAGACGACCCACTCGATCCATGGGACAG GTTTATAAAATATCTAGAGAAGAGATTACCTGCTGAAGACTCCAAAGCGATGTCTCTTGTGCTAGATCGTCTAGTACAAAGATTTCTCCAAGAAGAGCGTTATACCAATGACATTCGATACGTAAACTACTGCATTAAATGTGCAAgttattacaatgagcccatcaaACTATACAGCCACATATACAGTAAGGGCATTGGCACCAGAGATGCAGTCCTCTATGTGGCGTGGGCTCAACAGTTTGAGCAGCAGGGCCTGCTTCAACAGGCTGATGCCGTGTACCAGAGAGCCATGGAAAACCAAGCTAAGCCAACTGACACTGTCCTTCAGCAATACAG AATGTTCCAAACCAGGACTTCTGGAAGTGGGGCAGGGGCTTCAG AAGCTGTACGGAATCCTCTTCAGAATTCCAACTTGGTAAATCGGCTGCAAACCCACAGAGTGCCCAGCCCACAGAGTGCCCAGCCCACA GACCCTGAACGTCTGTACCAACTCTCTACAGACAGAACTGTTCGCAT AATCTCCCGGTCTGAAaatgtggtggtaaataaacccAATCAAGGCCCGGTTGTGAGCCTGCAGACAGTGTCGATGTACCGTACGGAAGACCTCGTCTGCGATGGGTCTGAACTATGCTTTGAGGAGGTCAGAGCCAGACGATACTTTGTGAGACGCAAGCAAGAGAAGAAACGGAGAGAGTTTG AGGAACGTCAGAGGTTGGTtagagagcaggaggaggaggtaaTGAGGATGAACCGGCTGTTGGAGGAGCTGGAGAGTAATCTCTGTGTGAGGTCTACAGGCCAGGGAAGCACCGCCAGTGCTCTACCAGTGCAGCAG GCACTCTGCACACCTGCAACAGATCTGAATCCTGAGTTCCTCCAACATTCCTTAAGGCAACCTATACTCTCGAGCAACCTCGGCATCAAACTCACTCCAGGCTTTAGACTGAACAGTGGACAGGACCCCAGACAAGGCATGGTTAGGGAATCTGAGACACACCTTCAGTGCGACCATCTCAGGGCTCCCATTACAGACACACTGCGCTCACAGAGATCCGTTTCCCCATCTGGACAGTTGGAGGAGGTAAACACCTCCCTTAGACGCTCCCTCCACATGCCAGAAGCAACAATGGGTCACTTGGGTGAATGTACAAAAGCTCCAAAACCATTTGCAGTCGCTTCCCAGGCATATTCTCTACAAGCTTCTCTAGTTCAGCCCCAACCAGAACAAAACCCTAAGCCATTTGGGTCGGCCCCACAGAAGCCAGCAGCCTACAGATCTGACGTGCAGCTTGGTGGAGTTCCAAATCAGGGTGGTCACTCTCACCTCAGCAGCATTTTCCAGCAGCACAATGGCAGTGATCATCA TGAGGTGTCTGTCAGTGAAGCTCCTGAGTCGGAGGTGAAATTAGATG TGTCACAGGGAGGGACTGGAAACGTGTCCCATATCACTCCTAACACTTCTCTGGGACTGGTGCAAGCCACTCCGTCCAGGGTGCTCCCATCCCCCACAGTCAACACACGGGAGGCACTTG ATGCTATCATGGACATGTTCCAGGCTCCAACCCTCCTGCAGGAGGACCAGTTCCGCAGCATGCCAATGCATCCACATCAGGCGGAGAAGAGCTTTGATGCTGGCTACCAGAGAATGG GCGCAGCTTCATTCAGCAAGCCCCGCAGTGCAGTCCCTTTCGCCATCTTTCAAGATGAGAATGACATAAAGGAGAAATGCAG TGCTGCTATGGTGGACAATGCAAAGCCACCAAGGGCCCTAGCCGAAATCCCTGTATCTAAACCAGAGAAACAAAAT gaatCTCCGTCGGAATTGATACCAGATGAGAGCACTATGTGGGAAGCACGCTACAACTCCCTGGCCGCCTGCCCCAACAGCACCAGAGACTTTTCACTGTCGGCTCACCTGGTCTCCACGCCCTTCCAAAACAAAGCTCCTTACTCCTGGGACTTTGAGCAGGATCAAG AACATGATCAACCCAGAGGCTTTGGGGGTCTGGAAGAAGTCCCTTTCCTACGACAGCCCACAAAACTCAG CCCTATCATAGAGCAGAGCCCACCTGATGGGCTACCTGAGACTGGCACGGAGTGCTCTATGAGAGCTCAGGGCTTTGCTGAGCAGGGCACCATCGTGGGAGAAGGGCTAGCCCTGGCCCAGCGAAGCCTGGCTACCTGCTCCATGACTGAAGTGCAGCATCATGCCCCGGCCGCACTGTCCTTCAGAGACCAGACTGCCCCCCTGACCAATGCTGAG GCCTCAAAGCCAGACTGGGATGTCTATGTGAGCCCAGAGCAGTCCTCAAAGCCAGCTTTTCCTCTCCCACAGCGTGCACCTGTGGCAGAAGCATTCCTTTCAAAGAGCCAGATCTATGCCCTCAAATCCAACTTTGATGTTCCAACTTGTCCAGAGAAAGCAACAACGCCTGCCTTCGATATCCCCATGAGTCCGGAGTGTGCACCCAAGTCAGACTGGTTAGTGGTCAAAAGCCCAGAGGTTGTGGTTGAACCTGACTTGGATGCCTTCATGAGTGCCCATCAGGGTCAGAGAACAGTCGGCATCCCTCTGGGGACCATGGACATCCCCATGAGTCCAGATCCACCTAAATTTGGCTCGGATGTGACCATGAGTCCATTCCAGTCGTCATCAAAGTTCAGAATGGATAGTCCTATGAGCCCAGCTCCAGAGGTGAGGTATGGCATGGATATTCTTATGAGCCCAGACCAAGGTTCAAAGGTGAACATGGATGTGCCCATGAGTCCAGCAGCACAAGGGGCAGCGGCTGTAGAGCTGGTATCCGACCCCTGGGATGAGGAGCTGATTTCCTCCCTGCTCTCCAAGCTGTCCACGCCACTCACCTCACAGCCTAACTTCATCACCTGGCAGTGCAAAGTCCCCAGCATTGCACCCAAGATGACCATCAAGATTG GTGAAGGCTCCTTACGGGTTGACTGTGTACTCGGACAGGGTGCCTTTGCCACAGTCTACCAGGCAACTGACCTCAACACCTCAGAGAAGATGATTTTAAAG GTGCAGAAACCAGCCAATCCGTGGGAGTTTTACATCAACTCTCAGCTGAATGCCCGGCTGCAGCCCAGCGTGCGCCACCTCTTTAATAACATCCACTCTGCCCACCTCTTCCAGAATGGTAGCGTGCTATTGGGCGAGCTCTACAACTGTGGCACCCTATTG AATGCTGTAAACCTGTACAAGAACCTTAGTGGCAAGGTGATTCCCCAGCCTCTGGTGATCTACTTCACTGTCTGCATCCTGCACATGGTGGAACAGCTGCACCATATCCACATTGTTCACGCTGACATCAAACCAGACAACTTCCTGCTGGGAGAGAG GTTCCTGGAGAACAAGTCTTTTGACCAAGATAATCTGGATCATGGCCTCTCCCTAATTGACCTGGGTCAGAGCATTGACATGACTCTGTTCCCAGAGGGCACGGCTTTCAACACCAAGTGTATGACCTCTGGCTTCCAGTGTACAGAGATGCAGAGTGGGAGACCATGGAACTACCAG ACGGACTACTTTGGAATAGCTGGAACGGTGTACTGCATGATTTTTGGAACATACATGCAAGTGACACAGGAGGGTGGCGTGTGGAAGACAAATGCAGTATTTAGAAG aaATCCCCACAGTGATCTGTGGACAGAGTTCTTCCACACTCTGCTGAATGTACCGGACTGCAGCTCCCTGCCCTGCCTGCAGAGCCTGCGCAGTAGACTGAGCACTGTGCTCCAACAGAACTACAGCAACAAGCTGCCGTCGCTGAAGACCCGCCTGGTTATCCAGCTGTTAGAGAGCAGGAAGGCACGGAGATAG